aaaaaaatatataattagaatcctaaaatttggtgaaaacaaaaatttccaGCTATTATTAGTAGGAATAGAAAGTAGGAGAAGCCCGGCCTATGAGTCTGTCCTGGGAAAAGAAGTCGGCGGATGCTTTGTGGTGTACAGAAATCGGAATCAGTAAAGCATTTGCCCGCAATAATCGCATTTGCTGCCTCAGTGAGATGAAGATCATCCCAAAATAGATTTGCTTGTCTATTTGGGCACACATCTGTTTCCGGCACGCATAACCCTATTCCACCACTTCCCACTTGACAACAACTGTTCCTAGCATCTGTAAATCCTGCATATATGCACGCCCaccaaaataatgaagatatgTGCTTGCTTgttacaaattaattaagtgataagtaaagagagaataatagcacaattttaatatattaattaaattattatacttttaatttttttttcatttaaattttttggacaATGAGTGATTTAACGTAGTATATAAGATAAGTATTGAGAGTTCGAATATAATTTCACAATTTATCCttattttagataaatattttacgtgttagaTTTTACTAGCTTGTTGAAGCAGCTAGAGATCTAACACCTTAGGTtatgtttgtttcgacgtaaaatattttttgaaaaaggttttttctatttttgagtGTTTGGCGCGGTGTCAAATACTTGTCTActtgaaaatgttttcagttaacaaaaacaaaaaatgatctTCACAaaacgtaaattatttttcgccGCTTTCTCATACCCCCAAACATGCAATTGTGAGGGGGCCTATTTACCCGTGCAGGTCTTAGGTTGCCCAAATACCTACCCAAGTAGGGGGTCTACAAGGGTCCTCTCATAATTGTCTGTCTAAATTACAAGTAATATGAGCAAACAATTACATTGGATCTCAATAACAAGCTCATATTTGTCGTCTCTCTCTTCCCCGCAGCTCCTtagattatatgaaaatataagaaatatttgacGATTTTCCATACGAATCAaacgtcgaaaaatattttccaaaccATTTTCAAGATTTTAAACAAACATTGAAAAATAGTCTACCTTTTTCCGGAAAATGTTTTCAAGGGCCTTAGCTAAATAATTAAACATAGTATTAACTTAAGCCTTTGACACAAATTGTAACGtgcacaagaagaagaagaaagaaagaaaaattattctaGTTTACCGGTGGTAATTAATAATATCTTGGAGAGAAGTAAATGCATAATTACCATATGATGAAGGCCTCTCTATCATGTCCTTGATAAGCCCATACATCTCCGCTACAAGTATGGTTGCGTCTTTAAGTTGTGACCTCAATGCTTCAATCTTTCTGTGGAGCTTCCTATTGAAAATCGCTACCATATCGTTAATGTGCTCAGCGCATTTAGTCCGTGGCACGAAAACTTTCAGTGAAGCTGGATAACAGCCGATAGGGCCTATTTCAAACACTACAATCCTCCTGGCTCCCAATCTATACAGAGCCTGCAACCAAGAGTAGATCGAACAAACGTGTTTCatgatataaatacatctctCTTACATATTTCGTTTTCAAATTCACTATTGACAGGGACGGAGCTGGGGTGGTCGGTAGGGGTCATGGCAAATTTCTCAGCATATTATTTTGGTGGTTCATTATTAAGTGCTGAGAACTTGGGAAGAggaagatttaaaaaaaaatcttccaagCATAGAAGAGACTCAAGAAGGCGTTAAAAACTTTAAGATGAAGAGATATCAAACCCACCcaatatatttttgtatttatactttgaccacatattttaattttttttttttgtttggcccCTCCCAATTAACCAAATGTCTGACTCTGTCCCTAACTGTTGAATTTATAGGACTCACATTGAATTTTATTGATTCAATGAcaaatttgaaacttttttttgaaagaatctGAATCTTGATTGTATGAAGctgtataaaaaatttatatgcacgtaatatcatttctctttaatttttgccTCATATATAaagcatttttatttataaaatgcatGACGCAGTACCTTCAATTGATACCCTAATTGCATCACAAGGAGACTGCCAAATTGTTCAGATGTATATTTCTTACTAGTGTTGTAATAAACTTCAATATAATTGGTTTCATAGTCGCTGGTGCCGATGAAAACTAAGAAGATACACTCCGACAAGTATTTAGGGAGCTCTGTGCTGTTGTAGTTTCTTCTCAAGTTTTCTTGGACTGTCTTGTTAAACATGGCAATTTGTTTCCCCATGCTCCAATTTTCCCCCTGCaaaaataacatattttctttcagatacatgcatgcatggctccatatatataatatatgcatgtgtggatgtgaaagaaaagagaaacttcacttactacttctaattttttattgcttttgtaatcatacttttaaactttaaaaagtatcaatttagtgtatccatcttttaatgtttttcaatttcactaattcgttaggatttttcattaaatcttatcaaaattctcaaaatacttcatatatatgtattttcaatGATTCAGGTATATATGCGTATtgttgtaaattccgttaaatctttAGCAACGGCtaaatctttataattttttcttctttctcctaaaaaaatgagaagtatttttggaattttgacaTCCCTcagttagaatttaacggaaaattcaaACGGagtaataaaattgaaaaaacttgaaaaattgatatactaaattgacaatatttaaagtttgagtgtgtgattgtaaaagtgataaaaaaactaaaagtgtACGTGGTAAGTAAAATTTTCtcgaaaaaaatatatacatagatGAACTTACTAGTTCAAGTCCAGTTTTGTGAAGAATGCCGGCAGACGCAGATGCATAACTGAAACCTGATCTGACTACCTTATCTAGGGACCTGTAAACCCCGTAAGAAAGCGTAGTTGGTAGCTGAAGATCATGGCCTACACAAATGAAAACATGTATCATCAAGGAATTAATAGCCCAAGAACCCAACCAAAAAAGGTCTAGCTTTTGTTCATAGCAattccacatatatatatatgaaattaatagtTCTAGTATTATAAACCAGTGAATATCATTATTAGAACCTGTTAAGATCCTAAGGTTAAAAGGGTTTAATCAAATCAGTATTCAGTATTTAACAGGGTTTTTGGTTCAATAGTTTGACCcttaaaaattataactttTGGTTCAATGGTTAGCGCTTATCAAAACCATCAAGCTTCTATGCTTATTACCTAGGAAATCCGTAATGATGGCGCCATTGCTGAACCTGCCGGTGGCACCAATGCTAAAATCTATGCCGTAAGGCTTATACATTGCGGTCATTAATGTATGTAGATGGGTATTGAGGCCAGAATCAACCTGGGAGTCTCCGAAGACGTATAAACCCGGAACTAACGGGTCTGGGAGTACAATGTTCTCGGGAGCGGCCTGATCTTGAACAGCATCCGGTTTAACAAAGCCGAAAAGCTCAATGAGAAGAACAGAAACGAATAACAAGGACATGGCGCTCGATCTTCgatctctatttttctttttcagctttTGAATTTCGTTTATGTAACAATGATATGGTTGAGCAGATTAAAAATAGAAACCAgacagttttttctttttcaccttttagaaaatttacttgtttgttcttattgtttttgttttgttttgtacgTAGGTTGAGGTTGTGTCGTTGTGCAGTATTTTGCCAACACTCATGCACATTGTGGCATCCCAAGGAGGTCTAATTTTAGAagatgttgagagagagagagagaattggttTCTATGAACATAATTCAATTTGGTAGGTAGCTAACCAATGGATAGATATAAGCCTCCAATCCACTCCCTAGCTCTTCTCATATGCCCCTACCATTCTGTTAGAACACTCTGTATAATTCAGAACAGAATTAGgtgtaaaaattaaatatgggTCAGGGACTTAGACAACACAGTCTACACTAATTGCCCTagattaaaaattcaataccacATTGTTGGAAACATATATGTGAACTAATCACATCAAAAGCAGCAAAAAATTTTCAAGGGTTGTTCGTGCTCTATGATGAACATAGCACaagttttttcaaaacataaaaacgtATGTATTCTTGAAGAAATCGCGTACCTTTGTGAGTAGAACTTCGATAATGGTTTTGGGATGGTGTTTGGAGGCTGTATATGGTTTGCTTTcaaggagtaatgctacaaggAAGACTCTGTGCCCTCCCAAATgttatgtgacttttaaaattatcatttgatcaaaattcatataatgatcatctcaaattcaatggtaagATTAAAAGTCGCATAACATCTAAAAAGATATAATGAGAACTAGAGTCCTCTGTAAAGCATTACTATGCTTTCAAGACCTTTGGGATATTTTCCTCAATTcttattttgtaataaaaaagtgtaagCTCTCATACACAATGCACTTTTAAATAGATATGTGAATCCTAGATATATAGGGTAGTACTTAGAAACCAAGTCTTAGTTTAATACTTATTCACATGCCTGCCTATTAGGAGTATTACTCCTTGTGCAATTATATCAAACCTTAAAGATAAATATTAGTTTGAGCAGAGacttaaaggaaaaataaaaccaGCTTTAATGGGTGTCGAATACTCTTCTAACTTGTTACAGCTAGGTTACAATTAATTACAACCTATCGTACTAAAAAGTTGTAATTGAAATTAATCAAGAGCTCTTTTGACTTTTTATAATTACATTTGACCCATCTTTGAAATATTCAtagtaaaattaaattaaaaaataaatttaccaTCACTTTATTTTACTATCTCTGAATTAttgaaatcatatttcattGACTACGTTTAATTTAATAACTCCTTATTAAAATACACATGCCCAAGATATAGAATCATCAATTCCCATTAAATTTATCTTAATGGAATATTTCACGTCTTATTGATTTCAATCAAAGTGATTATAAGTTCCATTTGAAAAGGCAGTGTTCTCGCAATGCTAGTACATATAACCCCTAAGAACATTCATATATATTGAACTCTCTGCATCTgacttttctctaaaatttgacAAAGAACACCATTTAACAAACTCTTTGGCCAATTTCAAATGTAACGACATCCTCTGACTCTCCAAATGCAAagagctcaaaaaaaaaaatactagttaaatatatatatatatatatatatatatatatatatatatatatatattaattttatttcctTCATTGGCGCCAACATTTCCCGCCTCCCCCTTTTGCCCAGAAATTTCCCTCCTCCCCTCTTATTTCCTTTGTCTCATCCCCCCTTTCGCACAGAGCTCTTTCTCATCACCTCGTCGTACGCGCGCGCGCacgagcagagagagagagagactgtgCTTGAGTGCTTCAAATCAGAGACCGTGGGTCAGTGGGTGACTGTTCCAAATCGATCTTCTTCGTCAGCCACTGATCTACAACTTTCTTCAGGTACAGCACTAAATGCTTGCTTCAAACTTTTTTCTGTAGGTGATTGTGTAACCCATTTTACACAACTTTCTTGGTTGTTTGAAAGTTGTGCAAAAAGGTCGTGAAAGAATTATTTTTTCGTactgtttttgttgttgttgtcttGATTTTCTAGTGTCTCTGCTT
Above is a genomic segment from Alnus glutinosa chromosome 12, dhAlnGlut1.1, whole genome shotgun sequence containing:
- the LOC133852682 gene encoding GDSL esterase/lipase 7-like, which encodes MSLLFVSVLLIELFGFVKPDAVQDQAAPENIVLPDPLVPGLYVFGDSQVDSGLNTHLHTLMTAMYKPYGIDFSIGATGRFSNGAIITDFLGHDLQLPTTLSYGVYRSLDKVVRSGFSYASASAGILHKTGLELGENWSMGKQIAMFNKTVQENLRRNYNSTELPKYLSECIFLVFIGTSDYETNYIEVYYNTSKKYTSEQFGSLLVMQLGYQLKALYRLGARRIVVFEIGPIGCYPASLKVFVPRTKCAEHINDMVAIFNRKLHRKIEALRSQLKDATILVAEMYGLIKDMIERPSSYGFTDARNSCCQVGSGGIGLCVPETDVCPNRQANLFWDDLHLTEAANAIIAGKCFTDSDFCVSTAGILLGQSPSENVLSFDVNVVTGEWPSYELPTPQELASLYLLSLFSHIKSLKGFCKG